Proteins from one Mucilaginibacter jinjuensis genomic window:
- a CDS encoding TonB-dependent receptor domain-containing protein, which yields MKTYLSLLALLCLGFYASAQSTQTIRGVILDSLKKQPMGYVTVALRHTKTNLPVKSMLSKDNGSFEFTGLPMKSYQLVLASVGFKNKVIDIDSTKKVINLGEIQLAASTSSLNEVSVTAVRPIVKQEVDRIAYDVQADPSNKVETALDMMRKVPLVSVDASDNIKLKGNTDYKILINGKPSSLVARNPSDVLKAMPASNIEKIEVITTPPAKYEAEGLAGIINIITKKNADQGYNGSWTTRYNTVWGLGSNLNATVKQGKFGLNGYIGFNRQNKQTTQFGNTTNTFIPVVSSLQQTGTNYRDGGRNNYGSAELSYEIDTLNLLTGNIESYTYKFNQRSEQNTGQYDGDDVIQQGYRLANASSGNYHGTDLGLNYQLGFKHNKEQLLTMSYKYSSNGSTQDAANIFTERFNYGLPNYNQYNNSGTREHTVQVDYVQPVKKVTIEAGGKAILRKNFSDFTSDTLNTITNQYVNNTLQTNNFDYQQNVYSGYNSYQVKWTKWTLKGGLRLEHTNVDAHFTSIGSVATQDYNNLIPSVSIQRQLKSSSINFGFSNRISRPNIWQLNPFIDASNPKYINVGNPALRPVVNHSFELNYSNFAKGSITGGISYSYANNTIQSVTTIRPDTVSVTTYQNVGQNKRLGANLNVNYPITKKLNLNINSQLVYVWLKGTANNIFYSNKGIQGYIFGNAGYKFEKGWRVGVDGGVDSRYVLLQGKDNYWAGGSLSASKDFLKEKANIGIYVSNPWKKFRTNDSYNRTNEFEQTNFNQNYYRNIGFSFTYKFGRLNSQIKKNQRGIENDDSSGNRGGNH from the coding sequence ATGAAAACATACTTATCACTGTTGGCATTGCTATGCCTTGGATTTTACGCTTCTGCACAATCAACCCAGACTATCAGGGGTGTAATCCTCGATTCATTAAAGAAACAGCCCATGGGTTACGTTACCGTAGCCCTTCGCCATACCAAAACCAATTTGCCGGTAAAAAGCATGCTAAGTAAAGATAACGGCAGCTTTGAATTTACAGGCCTGCCCATGAAATCGTACCAATTGGTATTGGCTTCTGTCGGTTTTAAAAATAAGGTTATTGATATCGACAGCACTAAAAAAGTGATTAACCTGGGCGAGATCCAGCTGGCAGCATCAACAAGTAGTTTGAATGAGGTGAGCGTAACAGCCGTTCGCCCCATTGTTAAACAGGAGGTTGACCGTATTGCCTACGATGTACAGGCCGACCCATCAAACAAAGTAGAAACTGCGCTCGATATGATGCGCAAAGTACCTTTAGTTTCTGTCGATGCATCGGACAATATCAAGCTAAAAGGTAACACTGATTATAAGATTCTCATCAACGGCAAACCATCGTCACTCGTGGCCCGGAATCCTTCGGATGTATTGAAAGCGATGCCGGCCAGCAACATCGAAAAAATTGAAGTAATTACCACACCACCGGCAAAATACGAAGCCGAAGGTTTGGCCGGTATCATCAACATCATCACCAAAAAGAATGCCGACCAGGGCTACAACGGCAGCTGGACAACCCGTTACAATACCGTTTGGGGCTTAGGTTCTAATTTAAATGCCACGGTTAAACAAGGCAAATTTGGTTTGAATGGTTACATCGGCTTCAACAGGCAAAACAAACAAACTACCCAGTTTGGCAATACAACTAATACATTTATCCCGGTTGTATCATCGCTGCAGCAAACGGGCACCAACTACCGCGATGGTGGCCGTAACAATTATGGCAGCGCCGAACTAAGCTATGAGATAGATACCCTAAACCTCCTTACAGGTAATATTGAATCATATACTTATAAGTTTAACCAACGAAGCGAGCAAAATACAGGTCAGTATGATGGGGATGATGTTATTCAGCAAGGTTACCGTTTAGCCAATGCCAGCAGCGGCAATTATCATGGTACAGATTTAGGGTTGAACTACCAATTGGGCTTTAAACATAATAAAGAGCAGTTGCTAACCATGTCGTACAAATACTCATCAAACGGCAGTACGCAGGATGCTGCCAACATTTTTACCGAGCGCTTTAACTACGGCTTGCCTAATTATAACCAGTACAATAATTCGGGTACGCGCGAGCATACCGTGCAGGTTGATTATGTGCAACCCGTAAAAAAGGTAACTATTGAAGCAGGAGGTAAAGCTATTTTAAGAAAAAATTTCAGCGATTTTACCAGCGATACGCTAAATACCATTACCAACCAATACGTAAACAATACCCTGCAAACGAATAATTTTGATTATCAGCAGAATGTTTACAGCGGCTACAATTCGTACCAGGTTAAATGGACTAAATGGACGCTGAAAGGGGGCTTGCGTTTAGAGCATACCAATGTAGATGCGCATTTTACCTCAATAGGCAGCGTGGCCACGCAGGATTATAATAACCTCATTCCGTCGGTATCTATACAACGCCAGTTAAAAAGCAGCAGCATTAATTTCGGCTTTTCTAACCGCATCTCGAGGCCCAATATCTGGCAGTTGAATCCTTTTATCGATGCATCAAATCCTAAATACATTAATGTGGGTAACCCTGCCCTGCGCCCTGTGGTTAACCATAGCTTCGAATTAAATTATAGCAATTTCGCCAAAGGTTCTATTACCGGGGGCATCAGTTACTCGTATGCCAACAATACTATCCAAAGTGTAACTACCATTAGGCCGGATACTGTAAGTGTTACCACTTATCAAAACGTTGGGCAAAATAAAAGGCTGGGTGCAAACCTCAACGTCAACTATCCAATTACTAAAAAGTTGAACCTCAACATTAACTCGCAATTGGTTTATGTTTGGTTAAAAGGTACAGCCAATAATATTTTCTACAGTAATAAAGGTATACAGGGCTACATTTTCGGGAATGCCGGGTATAAGTTTGAAAAGGGCTGGCGCGTAGGTGTTGATGGTGGTGTGGATAGTCGCTACGTGCTATTACAGGGCAAGGATAATTATTGGGCGGGTGGCTCTTTGAGTGCTTCTAAAGATTTCCTGAAAGAGAAGGCTAATATTGGCATATATGTTAGCAACCCCTGGAAAAAATTCCGTACCAACGATAGTTACAACAGAACCAATGAGTTTGAGCAAACTAACTTTAACCAGAACTATTATCGCAACATTGGCTTTAGCTTCACTTATAAGTTCGGCCGCTTAAACAGCCAGATTAAAAAGAACCAGCGCGGTATTGAAAATGACGATAGTAGTGGCAACCGTGGCGGAAATCACTAA
- a CDS encoding Spx/MgsR family RNA polymerase-binding regulatory protein — translation MKVYGITNCNTVKKAIDWLKANHVDYEFQDFKKLGVSTEKLQEWNQKAGYEKFMNKQGLTWKQLDPAVKESVKGEAEALPLLQQKTSMIKRPVIEDNGFLYFGFDENVYKEHFLK, via the coding sequence ATGAAAGTATACGGTATAACCAATTGTAATACAGTTAAAAAAGCGATAGACTGGTTAAAGGCTAATCATGTTGACTATGAATTTCAGGACTTTAAGAAGCTGGGCGTTAGCACAGAAAAACTACAGGAGTGGAACCAAAAGGCAGGCTACGAGAAGTTTATGAACAAGCAAGGCCTTACCTGGAAACAACTTGACCCGGCAGTAAAAGAAAGCGTAAAAGGCGAAGCAGAGGCATTGCCTTTACTGCAACAAAAAACCAGCATGATTAAGCGCCCCGTTATTGAAGACAATGGTTTTCTGTACTTTGGCTTTGATGAGAATGTTTATAAAGAACACTTTTTAAAGTAG
- a CDS encoding prolipoprotein diacylglyceryl transferase: protein MHFPVDITIGKAHIPVHFVCETLAYAIGYRYYTYLRKHQQDNISDHNRIIIFIGAALGGFLGSHILGVLERPDLFTEMGWVYFMGNTTIVGGLLGGLLGVELVKKQIGVTTSSGDLMVYPLILAMIIGRTGCFLAGLKDGTYGTATSLPWGVNFGDGIYRHPTNLYEILFWICLWIVLLLIERKHQFADGYKFKLLMVSYLLFRFADEFIKPDYFFSFGLSSIQLACIAGILYYYKVFIYPSKIATTYA, encoded by the coding sequence TTGCATTTCCCTGTAGATATTACCATTGGTAAGGCCCATATCCCGGTACATTTTGTATGCGAAACATTGGCTTATGCTATTGGCTATCGTTATTATACTTATTTGCGCAAACACCAACAGGATAATATTAGTGACCATAACCGCATCATCATTTTTATTGGTGCTGCTTTAGGAGGCTTTCTGGGTTCACATATTTTAGGCGTGTTAGAGCGACCCGATCTGTTTACAGAAATGGGCTGGGTATATTTTATGGGCAACACAACAATAGTAGGCGGCTTGCTTGGCGGCTTATTGGGTGTTGAGTTAGTTAAAAAGCAGATAGGGGTTACAACCTCGTCGGGCGATTTGATGGTTTATCCATTAATATTGGCTATGATTATTGGCCGCACCGGCTGCTTTTTAGCCGGCTTAAAAGATGGCACTTATGGCACAGCTACATCGTTACCATGGGGTGTTAATTTTGGTGATGGTATCTACCGGCATCCTACTAATTTGTACGAAATACTATTCTGGATTTGTTTGTGGATAGTATTGTTGCTTATAGAACGCAAACATCAATTTGCCGATGGATATAAATTTAAACTACTGATGGTTAGTTACCTGCTGTTCCGTTTTGCTGATGAATTTATTAAACCCGATTACTTTTTCAGTTTCGGATTATCTTCTATACAATTAGCCTGTATCGCCGGGATTTTGTATTATTATAAAGTGTTTATCTATCCATCTAAAATAGCCACCACCTATGCCTGA
- a CDS encoding radical SAM protein: MPERPYIYYDFTISVCSTCLRRVDAKIVFEDDKVYMLKTCRLHGFEKVLIATDVEYYKNCRNYAKRSEMPLKFNRETHYGCPYDCGLCRDHEQHSCLTVVEVTDRCNLACPTCYAMSSPHYGRHRTLEEIEQMLDVIVANEGEPDVVQISGGEPTVHPQFFEILDIAKRKPIKHLMLNTNGIRIAKDEQFVKRLASYMPDFEIYLQFDSFKQEALEKLRGEDLRDVRTKAIENLNKYNLSTTLVVTLQKGLNTDEIGKIIEYGLEQRCVRGVTLQPTQQAGRLENFNPATDRYTMTEVRSAILEQTNIFTPEDLLPVPCNPDALVMGYALKLGNKVFPLTRMIDPNDLLDNSRNTIVYEQDEVLKKHLLHMFSTGNSVDVAKEHLHSIMCCLPEIDAPGLSYDNLFRVIIMNFIDAQNFDVRAIKKSCVHIVNKDLSIIPFETMNMFYRDDKAEYLEMLRNEIPV, encoded by the coding sequence ATGCCTGAACGCCCGTATATTTATTATGATTTTACTATCAGCGTTTGTTCAACCTGTTTAAGGCGTGTTGATGCCAAAATTGTGTTTGAGGATGATAAGGTATATATGCTTAAAACCTGCAGGCTGCACGGTTTTGAGAAAGTGCTTATAGCTACCGATGTAGAATACTATAAAAACTGCCGTAATTATGCCAAGCGGAGCGAAATGCCGCTTAAATTTAATAGAGAAACCCATTATGGCTGCCCTTATGATTGCGGCCTTTGCCGCGACCACGAACAGCACTCGTGCCTGACCGTAGTTGAAGTTACCGACCGTTGTAACCTGGCTTGCCCAACCTGTTATGCCATGTCGTCGCCGCATTATGGGCGGCACCGCACATTGGAAGAAATTGAGCAGATGCTGGATGTAATAGTTGCCAACGAAGGCGAACCGGATGTGGTTCAGATAAGTGGCGGCGAGCCGACGGTACATCCGCAGTTTTTTGAGATACTGGATATTGCCAAACGCAAACCCATTAAACACCTGATGCTGAATACCAACGGTATCCGCATAGCTAAAGATGAGCAGTTTGTAAAACGCCTGGCTTCATATATGCCCGATTTTGAAATCTACCTGCAGTTTGATTCTTTTAAACAGGAGGCACTCGAGAAACTCAGGGGCGAAGATCTGCGCGATGTGAGGACGAAAGCCATTGAAAATCTTAATAAATACAACCTGTCTACCACACTGGTTGTTACCCTCCAAAAGGGGTTGAATACTGATGAGATAGGCAAAATTATAGAATACGGATTGGAACAGCGGTGTGTAAGGGGCGTAACGTTGCAGCCTACCCAACAGGCAGGCCGTCTTGAAAATTTTAACCCGGCGACAGACCGCTACACCATGACCGAGGTGCGCAGCGCCATTTTAGAGCAAACCAATATTTTTACGCCCGAAGATCTGCTGCCTGTACCCTGTAACCCGGATGCCCTTGTAATGGGGTACGCACTTAAATTAGGTAACAAAGTGTTTCCGCTTACGCGGATGATAGACCCTAATGATTTGCTGGATAACTCGAGAAATACCATTGTTTATGAACAGGATGAAGTGCTGAAAAAGCATTTACTGCACATGTTTAGTACAGGTAATTCGGTTGATGTAGCCAAAGAGCATCTGCATTCTATTATGTGCTGCCTGCCCGAAATTGATGCACCCGGTTTAAGCTATGATAATTTGTTCAGGGTTATTATTATGAATTTTATTGATGCGCAGAACTTTGACGTAAGGGCCATCAAAAAATCCTGTGTGCATATTGTGAATAAGGATCTGAGCATTATCCCTTTCGAAACCATGAACATGTTTTACCGGGACGATAAAGCTGAATATTTAGAAATGTTAAGAAACGAAATACCTGTATAA
- a CDS encoding M1 family metallopeptidase, protein MRCFSLTSLSLVFFAGIQLCFAQQATNQPELSKFDNTQLFSPLFYTKNGTEYRAADGEPGPLYWQNRADYQLAARLDDKTNEVSGTEILTYTNNSPQKMDFLWMQLEQNLYKSDSRGSAMEAAMGSRNHSKGRVYEGYNIKSVSVNDVPVKYQVIDTRMQLFLPSALAAKGGKVSVKIEYSFVVPDYGSDRTGVQQTRNGKIFTVGQWYPRMCVYDDVMGWNTVPYNGPSEFYLEYGDFDVSITAPASHIVFASGELQNPQDVYTPLQQQRFAQAAMSDKTVIIRSSSEVRSSNSRPVGKPELTWHYKMSNARDVAWASSAAFIVDAAKINLPEGKHALAISAYPVESKGNNGWENSTEYVKGSLEYNSNKWFPYPYPTAVAVAGIVGGMEYPGIVFCGSNSNGGSLWSVNDHEFGHTWFPMIVGSNERLYGWMDEGFNTFINGLSTRDFNKGEYAEMAAPIDWTSNKAVHILNPNMEPVMSTPDNILEMHNGTLLYEKPAEALNILRNQVLGTERFDLAFKTYIERWAYKHPTPDDFFRTMENVSGENLNWFWREWFLNNWQLDVTVSDVKYVDGNPARGALISIDNLDKMALPVILEIKTKSGKTSRIKLPVEVWATGSHWVFKYPSTEEISTVTYDPDHVFPDYNTDNNTWRR, encoded by the coding sequence ATGAGATGTTTTTCCCTGACCAGTTTATCACTGGTCTTTTTTGCTGGTATCCAGCTTTGTTTTGCGCAACAGGCAACTAACCAGCCCGAGTTATCTAAGTTTGATAATACCCAATTATTCAGCCCGCTTTTTTATACTAAAAATGGTACCGAGTACCGTGCAGCCGATGGTGAGCCGGGCCCGCTGTATTGGCAAAACCGTGCCGATTACCAGTTAGCCGCCCGTTTGGATGATAAAACAAACGAAGTAAGCGGTACAGAAATACTTACCTATACCAATAACAGCCCGCAAAAAATGGACTTTTTGTGGATGCAGCTCGAGCAAAATTTGTATAAGTCAGATTCGAGAGGTTCGGCAATGGAAGCTGCGATGGGCAGCCGTAACCATTCTAAAGGCCGCGTATATGAGGGTTACAATATTAAATCGGTATCGGTAAATGATGTACCGGTTAAATACCAGGTAATTGATACGCGCATGCAATTGTTTCTGCCTTCCGCGCTGGCCGCCAAAGGTGGCAAAGTATCTGTAAAGATAGAATACTCATTTGTTGTGCCCGATTATGGATCGGACCGTACCGGCGTACAGCAAACCCGTAATGGTAAAATATTTACAGTAGGGCAGTGGTATCCGCGTATGTGTGTGTACGATGATGTAATGGGCTGGAATACCGTTCCCTACAACGGCCCAAGCGAATTTTACCTCGAGTATGGCGATTTTGATGTAAGCATTACCGCGCCTGCCAGTCACATAGTATTTGCCTCGGGAGAATTACAAAACCCGCAGGATGTTTATACCCCATTGCAGCAGCAACGTTTTGCGCAGGCAGCTATGAGCGATAAAACGGTGATCATCCGTTCATCAAGCGAGGTAAGGAGTTCCAACTCGCGTCCGGTGGGTAAACCGGAACTAACCTGGCATTACAAAATGAGCAATGCACGCGATGTGGCCTGGGCTTCTTCGGCGGCATTTATTGTTGATGCAGCTAAGATTAACCTGCCCGAGGGCAAACATGCTTTAGCTATCTCGGCCTACCCGGTAGAGAGTAAGGGCAATAACGGCTGGGAAAACTCAACCGAATATGTTAAAGGTTCGTTAGAATATAATTCAAATAAATGGTTCCCGTATCCTTATCCTACAGCTGTTGCTGTTGCGGGTATTGTTGGTGGCATGGAGTACCCGGGTATTGTTTTCTGCGGATCGAACAGTAATGGTGGTTCATTATGGTCGGTTAACGATCATGAGTTTGGGCATACCTGGTTCCCGATGATCGTGGGATCTAACGAACGTTTGTACGGCTGGATGGATGAAGGGTTTAATACGTTTATCAACGGCCTCTCAACCCGCGATTTTAATAAGGGTGAATATGCTGAAATGGCTGCCCCGATAGACTGGACCAGTAACAAAGCCGTACATATCCTAAACCCTAATATGGAGCCGGTAATGAGCACGCCCGACAATATTCTCGAAATGCATAACGGTACCTTATTATATGAAAAGCCTGCCGAAGCATTGAATATTTTGCGTAACCAGGTATTGGGGACAGAAAGATTTGACCTGGCTTTTAAAACTTATATTGAACGTTGGGCCTACAAGCACCCAACCCCCGATGACTTTTTCCGTACGATGGAAAATGTATCGGGCGAAAACTTAAACTGGTTTTGGCGCGAATGGTTTTTAAATAACTGGCAACTGGATGTAACGGTAAGCGATGTGAAATATGTAGATGGCAATCCGGCGAGGGGAGCTTTAATCAGCATTGATAACCTGGATAAAATGGCCTTGCCGGTAATACTGGAAATAAAAACCAAGAGCGGTAAAACCAGTCGCATTAAATTGCCGGTAGAGGTTTGGGCTACGGGTAGCCACTGGGTTTTTAAGTATCCGTCGACAGAAGAAATATCAACTGTAACTTACGACCCAGACCATGTTTTCCCGGATTATAATACCGATAACAATACCTGGAGGAGATAA